One window of the Macaca thibetana thibetana isolate TM-01 chromosome 13, ASM2454274v1, whole genome shotgun sequence genome contains the following:
- the LOC126933606 gene encoding activator of 90 kDa heat shock protein ATPase homolog 2 isoform X2: MKTAGTAKVRQALGDYLKALKTEFTTGMILPAKAMATQELTVKRKPSENTLQVQASSPVALGVRIPTVALHMMELFDTTVEQLYSIFTVKDLVQKFSKSTAVLEAEKGGKFQMFDGNITGEYLELLTNKKIVMKWRCKNWPEEHYATVALNFVPTLGQTELQLDCKGVPVCKEENLKFCWQKQHFEEIKGLLQLTPLNG, translated from the exons ATGAAAACTGCAGGCACCGCCAAGGTCAGGCAGGCCCTTGGAGATTACCTGAAGGCACTTAAGACGG aatttaCAACGGGAATGATTTTACCAGCGAAAGCTATGGCAACCCAGGAACTGACTGTCAAAAGAAAACCGAGTGAGAATACCCTGCAG GTTCAGGCCTCATCTCCAGTGGCACTGGGTGTAAGGATTCCCACTGTGGCTCTTCACATGATGGAACTGTTTGACACAACTGTAGAGCAGCTGTATAGCATCTTCACTGTGAAGGAT TTGGTGCAAAAGTTTTCTAAATCTACTGCTGTATTAGAAGCTGAAAAGGGAGGGAAATTCCAGATGTTTGATGGGAACATCACTGGTGAATATCTAGAATTG TTAACAAATAAGAAGATCGTCATGAAATGGAGATGTAAGAACTGGCCAGAAG aacacTATGCCACGGTTGCACTGAATTTTGTGCCTACTCTAGGGCAAACGGAATTACAATTGGACTGTAAAGGAGTTCCTGTCTGTAAAGAAGAGAACTTGAAATTCTGTTGGCAGAAGCagcattttgaagaaataaaaggtttACTGCAGCTGACCCCTCTAAATGgttga